A part of Streptomyces sp. NBC_01210 genomic DNA contains:
- the dapB gene encoding 4-hydroxy-tetrahydrodipicolinate reductase, which translates to MSKLRVAVLGAKGRIGSEAVRAVEAADDMELVAALGRGDKLEALVDSDAQVVVELTTPASVMGNLDFCVRHGIHAVVGTTGWTDERLAQLNTSLAASPRTGVLIAPNFSIGAVLTMKFAQQAARYFESVEVVELHHPNKADAPSGTATRTAQLIAAARAEAGCAPQPDATVTALDGARGADVDGVPVHAIRLRGLLAHQEVLLGGEGETLTIRHDSLHHSSFMPGILLGVRRVVSAPGLTFGLENFLDLG; encoded by the coding sequence ATGAGCAAGCTGCGCGTGGCCGTTCTCGGCGCCAAGGGCCGTATCGGCTCGGAAGCGGTACGAGCCGTCGAGGCCGCCGACGACATGGAACTGGTCGCGGCACTCGGCCGGGGCGACAAACTGGAAGCCCTGGTGGATTCCGACGCCCAGGTCGTGGTCGAACTGACCACGCCGGCCTCGGTGATGGGCAATCTCGACTTCTGCGTACGCCACGGCATTCACGCGGTGGTCGGCACCACCGGCTGGACCGACGAACGCCTCGCGCAGCTGAACACCTCGCTCGCCGCATCGCCAAGGACCGGCGTGCTCATTGCGCCGAACTTCTCCATCGGAGCGGTCCTCACCATGAAGTTCGCGCAGCAGGCGGCGCGTTACTTCGAGTCCGTCGAGGTCGTCGAGCTGCACCACCCGAACAAGGCCGACGCCCCCAGCGGCACCGCCACCCGCACCGCCCAGCTCATCGCGGCGGCCCGCGCCGAGGCGGGCTGCGCACCGCAGCCCGACGCGACCGTCACCGCGCTGGACGGCGCCCGCGGCGCGGACGTCGACGGCGTCCCCGTGCACGCCATCCGGCTGCGCGGACTCCTCGCCCACCAGGAAGTCCTGCTCGGCGGCGAGGGCGAGACGCTGACCATCCGGCACGATTCCCTGCATCACAGCAGCTTCATGCCGGGCATCCTGCTCGGCGTCCGCCGTGTGGTGTCCGCTCCAGGCCTCACCTTCGGCCTGGAAAACTTCCTCGACCTCGGCTGA
- the thyX gene encoding FAD-dependent thymidylate synthase produces MTDTPAETATPSFRSDVTVELVKHTAGDSDVLWAARVSTAGEQSLEELQRDPERSKGLINFLMRDRHGSPFEHNSMTFFISAPIFVFREFMRHRVGWSYNEESGRYRELQPVFYVPGADRKLVQEGRPGKYVFVEGTSEQQKIVTESMEDSYRRSYETYQEMLAAGVAREVARAVLPVGLFSSMYATCNARSLMHFLGLRTQHELAAVPSFPQREIEMVGEKMEAHWAKLMPLTYAAFNANGRVAP; encoded by the coding sequence GTGACCGACACCCCCGCCGAGACCGCCACGCCCAGTTTCCGCAGCGATGTCACCGTTGAACTGGTGAAGCACACCGCCGGCGACTCCGACGTGCTGTGGGCCGCCCGAGTCTCCACGGCGGGCGAGCAGTCTCTGGAGGAGCTGCAGAGGGACCCGGAGCGCTCCAAGGGACTCATCAACTTCCTGATGCGGGACCGCCACGGCAGCCCCTTCGAGCACAACTCGATGACCTTCTTCATCAGCGCCCCGATCTTCGTCTTCCGTGAGTTCATGCGGCACCGCGTCGGCTGGTCGTACAACGAGGAGTCCGGCCGCTACCGCGAGCTGCAGCCGGTCTTCTACGTCCCCGGCGCGGACCGCAAGCTGGTCCAGGAGGGCCGCCCCGGCAAGTACGTCTTCGTCGAAGGCACATCGGAGCAGCAGAAGATCGTGACCGAGTCCATGGAGGACTCGTACCGCCGGTCGTACGAGACATACCAGGAGATGCTGGCCGCGGGCGTCGCCCGCGAGGTCGCGCGTGCCGTCCTCCCGGTGGGCCTGTTCTCCTCCATGTACGCCACCTGCAACGCCCGCTCACTGATGCACTTCCTCGGCCTCCGCACCCAGCACGAGCTGGCAGCGGTCCCGTCCTTCCCGCAGCGGGAGATCGAGATGGTCGGCGAGAAGATGGAAGCGCACTGGGCGAAGCTCATGCCGCTCACCTACGCAGCCTTCAACGCCAACGGCCGCGTCGCTCCGTAG